One segment of Chionomys nivalis chromosome 3, mChiNiv1.1, whole genome shotgun sequence DNA contains the following:
- the Abcb9 gene encoding ABC-type oligopeptide transporter ABCB9 — protein sequence MRLWKAVVVTLAFVSMDVGVTTAIYAFSHLDRSLLEDIRHFNIFDSVLDLWAACLYRSCLLLGATIGVAKNSALGPRRLRASWLVITLVCLFVGIYAMAKLLLFSEVRRPIRDPWFWALFVWTYISLAASFLLWGLLSTVRPDAEALEPGTEGFHGEGGAPAEQASGATLQKLLSYTKPDVAFLVAASFFLIVAALGETFLPYYTGRAIDSIVIQKSMDQFSTAVIVVCLLAIGSSLAAGIRGGIFTLVFARLNIRLRNCLFRSLVSQETSFFDENRTGDLISRLTSDTTMVSDLVSQNINIFLRNTVKVTGVVVFMFSLSWQLSLVTFMGFPIIMMVSNIYGKYYKRLSKEVQSALARASTTAEETISAMKTVRSFANEEEEAEVFLRKLQQVYKLNRKEAAAYMSYVWGSGLTLLVVQVSILYYGGHLVISGQMSSGNLIAFIIYEFVLGDCMESVGSVYSGLMQGVGAAEKVFEFIDRQPTMVHDGSLAPDHLEGRVDFENVTFTYRTRPHTQVLQNVSFSLSPGKVTALVGPSGSGKSSCVNILENFYPLQGGRVLLDGKPIGAYDHKYLHRVISLVSQEPVLFARSITDNISYGLPTVPFEMVVEAAQKANAHGFIMELQDGYSTETGEKGAQLSGGQKQRVAMARALVRNPPVLILDEATSALDAESEYLIQQAIHGNLQRHTVLIIAHRLSTVERAHLIVVLDKGRVVQQGTHQQLLAQGGLYAKLVQRQMLGLEHHSDYTAGHNEPPSNGEHKA from the exons ATGCGACTGTGGAAGGCGGTGGTAGTGACGCTGGCCTTCGTGAGCATGGACGTCGGTGTGACCACGGCCATCTATGCCTTCAGCCACCTGGACCGCAGCCTGCTGGAAGACATCCGACACTTTAACATTTTCGACTCGGTGCTGGACCTCTGGGCTGCCTGCCTGTATCGCAGCTGCCTGCTGCTGGGGGCGACCATAGGTGTGGCCAAGAACAGCGCTCTGGGGCCACGGCGCCTGCGGGCCTCGTGGCTCGTCATCACCCTCGTGTGCCTCTTCGTGGGCATCTATGCCATGGCCAAACTGCTACTCTTCTCAGAGGTGCGCAGGCCCATTCGGGACCCATGGTTCTGGGCGCTCTTCGTGTGGACCTATATCTCGCTGGCCGCCTCCTTTCTGCTATGGGGGCTGCTCTCTACTGTGCGGCCGGACGCTGAGGCCCTGGAGCCCGGGACTGAGGGCTTCCATGGGGAGGGTGGGGCCCCTGCTGAGCAGGCATCCGGGGCCACACTACAGAAGCTGCTATCGTACACCAAGCCTGATGTGGCCTTCCTAGTTGCCGCCTCCTTCTTCCTCATCGTTGCAGCTCTGG GTGAGACCTTCCTGCCCTACTACACAGGCCGGGCCATCGACAGCATTGTGATCCAGAAGAGCATGGACCAGTTCAGCACAGCTGTCATCGTCGTTTGCCTGCTGGCCATTGGCAG CTCATTGGCCGCAGGTATTCGGGGCGGCATTTTCACCCTCGTATTTGCCAGACTGAACATTCGCCTCCGGAACTGTCTTTTCCGCTCCCTGGTGTCACAGGAGacaagcttctttgatgagaacCGCACAG GGGACCTCATCTCCCGCTTGACCTCCGACACCACCATGGTCAGCGACTTGGTCTCCCAGAACATCAATATCTTCCTGAGGAACACGGTCAAGGTCACAGGCGTGGTGGTCTTCATGTTCAGCCTGTCCTGGCAACTTTCCCTGGTCACCTTCATGGGCTTCCCCATCATCATGATGGTGTCCAACATCTACGGCAAGTACTACAAG AGGCTCTCCAAGGAGGTCCAGAGTGCCCTGGCCAGAGCCAGCACCACGGCCGAGGAAACCATTAGCGCCATGAAGACTGTACGCAGCTTTgccaatgaggaggaggaggcggaggtgTTCCTTCGCAAGCTGCAGCAGGTGTACAAGCTGAACAGGAAGGAGGCAGCAGCCTACATGTCCTATGTCTGGGGCAGCGGG CTCACACTCCTGGTGGTCCAGGTCAGTATCCTCTACTACGGGGGCCACCTTGTCATCTCGGGGCAGATGAGCAGCGGCAACCTCATCGCCTTCATCATCTACGAGTTTGTCCTGGGAGACTGCATGGAG TCCGTGGGCTCCGTCTACAGTGGTCTGATGCAGGGAGTGGGGGCCGCTGAGAAGGTGTTCGAGTTCATCGACCGGCAACCAACCATGGTGCATGATGGGAGCTTGGCTCCTGACCACCTAGAGGGCCGGGTGGACTTTGAAAACGTCACCTTCACTTACCGCACTCGGCCCCATACCCAGGTCCTACAG aatgtctccttCAGCCTGTCCCCAGGCAAGGTGACAGCCCTGGTGGGGCCCTCGGGCAGCGGGAAGAGCTCCTGTGTGAACATCCTAGAGAACTTCTACCCGCTGCAGGGCGGCCGCGTGCTGCTGGATGGCAAGCCCATCGGCGCCTATGACCACAAGTACCTGCACCGCGTG ATCTCTCTGGTAAGCCAGGAGCCCGTGCTGTTCGCCCGCTCCATCACAGACAACATTTCCTACGGCCTGCCCACCGTGCCCTTCGAGATGGTGGTAGAGGCCGCACAGAAGGCCAACGCCCATGGCTTCATCATGGAGCTGCAGGACGGGTACAGCACAG AGACCGGGGAGAAAGGAGCCCAGCTGTCAGGTGGCCAGAAGCAGCGGGTGGCCATGGCGCGGGCCCTGGTGCGGAACCCACCTGTGCTTATCCTGGACGAAGCCACTAGTGCTCTGGATGCAGAGAGCGAGTACCTG ATCCAGCAGGCCATCCACGGCAACCTGCAGAGACACACGGTGCTGATCATTGCACACCGGCTGAGCACCGTGGAGCGAGCGCACCTCATCGTGGTGCTAGACAAGGGCCGTGTGGTGCAGCAGGGCACGCACCAGCAGCTGCTGGCACAGGGCGGCCTCTATGCCAAGCTGGTGCAACGCCAGATGCTGGGACTTGAGCACCACTCGGACTACACAGCTGGCCACAACGAGCCGCCCAGCAACGGCGAGCACAAGGCCTGA